A stretch of Paludisphaera borealis DNA encodes these proteins:
- a CDS encoding 3-hydroxyacyl-CoA dehydrogenase NAD-binding domain-containing protein yields the protein MSAIDTGVDRIAVVGCGVIGASWAAHYLARGFDVAATDPAPDAEKRLREVVERAWPVLERIGLADGASKERLRFEPDLASAVKGADFVQENGPERLNVKRDLIARIDAGIRDDVLIASSTSGILISEFQDAALRPERVLLGHPFNPPHLIPLVEVVGGKLTSPEAIDRAMRFYAAVGKKPIHIRREMKGHVANRLQAALWREAFYLVDQGVATVADIDAAIAHGPGLRWALLGPFLNLHLSGGEGGIAHVIDHLGPPMEDWWRDLGDLTFTEAVKAEAVEGVDDELKCRSLPAMIRQRDDVLLALLALKAKADQLP from the coding sequence ATGTCAGCGATCGACACCGGCGTCGACCGGATCGCCGTCGTCGGCTGCGGCGTCATCGGCGCGAGCTGGGCGGCCCACTATCTCGCGCGAGGTTTCGACGTCGCCGCGACCGATCCCGCGCCGGACGCGGAGAAGCGGTTGCGAGAGGTCGTCGAGCGCGCCTGGCCCGTACTCGAGCGGATCGGACTGGCCGATGGAGCCTCCAAGGAGCGGCTCCGATTCGAGCCCGATCTCGCCTCGGCTGTGAAAGGCGCCGACTTCGTCCAGGAGAACGGCCCGGAGCGACTCAACGTCAAGCGCGACCTGATCGCGCGGATCGACGCCGGGATCAGGGACGACGTCCTGATCGCTTCAAGCACCTCCGGCATTCTGATCAGCGAGTTCCAAGACGCCGCTCTCCGTCCCGAGCGGGTGCTGCTCGGCCACCCGTTCAATCCACCCCATCTGATTCCGCTCGTGGAAGTCGTGGGGGGCAAACTGACGTCGCCCGAGGCGATCGACCGCGCGATGAGATTCTACGCGGCGGTCGGCAAGAAGCCGATCCACATTCGCCGCGAGATGAAGGGCCACGTCGCCAACCGCCTGCAAGCGGCGCTCTGGCGCGAGGCGTTCTATCTCGTCGATCAGGGTGTGGCGACGGTCGCTGACATCGATGCGGCGATCGCCCACGGCCCCGGCCTCCGGTGGGCCTTGCTCGGTCCGTTTCTGAACCTGCATCTCTCCGGCGGCGAGGGGGGCATCGCCCACGTCATCGACCACCTCGGCCCTCCGATGGAAGATTGGTGGCGCGACCTCGGCGACCTCACTTTCACCGAAGCCGTCAAGGCGGAAGCCGTCGAAGGCGTGGACGACGAGCTCAAATGCCGCTCTTTGCCCGCCATGATCCGCCAGCGCGACGACGTCCTGCTGGCGCTCCTCGCCCTGAAGGCGAAGGCCGATCAGCTCCCTTAA
- a CDS encoding alpha/beta hydrolase family protein — MTSFLARAGLLTTCLLLGSWNDTTAQTPETPGLMRATPEMLVAPRTQPAEGFSADGVEAVFYDGPPWKGKPTRVFAWIGVPKLQPGEKAPGIVLVHGGGGTAFESWVRLWVGRGYAAIAMDTCGAVPKGSYGKWERHEAGGPPGYDFTTSMEPVADQWPYHAVADVLLAHSLLRSRPEVDADRIGVTGISWGGYLTCIVSGLDDRFKFAAPVYGCGFLGDNSVWKPELEKLGERGQRWLALWDPSHYLPLGKAPKLWVTGTNDFAYPLDSLRKSYRAAGGSSTLCVRLRMPHGHGPAGENPEEIHAFADSILKGGKPLVEVSTVVRDGSTIRAAFAGQDLVASAQLLYTKADGSWPDRLWETAEARVDQAARTIDGQLPTGATAYFLNLIDPQGRVVSTQLRMVEKTDR, encoded by the coding sequence ATGACATCATTTCTCGCTCGCGCCGGTTTGTTGACGACCTGCCTGCTGCTGGGTTCCTGGAACGACACGACCGCACAGACGCCGGAGACGCCGGGGCTGATGCGGGCGACGCCTGAAATGCTCGTCGCGCCTCGGACGCAGCCGGCGGAGGGCTTTTCGGCGGACGGTGTCGAGGCGGTCTTTTACGACGGTCCGCCGTGGAAAGGAAAGCCGACGCGCGTCTTCGCCTGGATCGGCGTCCCCAAGTTGCAGCCCGGCGAGAAGGCCCCGGGGATCGTCCTGGTCCACGGCGGCGGCGGTACGGCCTTCGAATCGTGGGTGCGGCTCTGGGTGGGGCGGGGGTACGCCGCGATCGCGATGGACACCTGCGGAGCCGTGCCGAAGGGATCATACGGTAAGTGGGAGCGCCACGAGGCGGGCGGACCTCCGGGCTACGACTTCACCACGTCGATGGAGCCCGTCGCCGACCAGTGGCCTTACCACGCGGTCGCCGACGTCCTTCTGGCCCACTCGCTGCTGCGATCGCGACCGGAAGTCGATGCCGATCGGATCGGCGTCACGGGGATTTCGTGGGGTGGATACCTCACCTGCATCGTCTCGGGGCTCGACGATCGCTTCAAGTTCGCCGCGCCGGTCTACGGGTGCGGGTTCCTCGGCGACAACTCGGTGTGGAAGCCCGAGTTGGAGAAGCTGGGTGAACGCGGCCAGCGGTGGCTGGCGCTCTGGGACCCGTCGCATTACCTTCCGCTCGGCAAGGCGCCCAAGCTCTGGGTGACCGGCACGAACGATTTCGCCTACCCGCTCGATTCGCTCCGGAAGTCGTATCGCGCGGCGGGCGGCTCGTCGACTCTCTGCGTCCGCCTCCGCATGCCGCACGGTCATGGACCTGCCGGCGAGAACCCCGAAGAAATCCACGCATTCGCCGATTCGATCCTCAAGGGAGGCAAGCCGCTCGTCGAGGTCTCCACGGTCGTTCGCGACGGCTCGACGATCCGCGCCGCGTTCGCCGGCCAGGACCTCGTCGCCAGCGCCCAACTGCTCTACACCAAGGCCGACGGCTCCTGGCCCGACCGGCTCTGGGAAACCGCCGAGGCGCGCGTCGACCAGGCCGCCAGGACCATCGACGGCCAGCTCCCAACCGGTGCCACGGCCTATTTCTTGAACCTGATCGATCCACAGGGCCGGGTCGTCAGCACGCAACTCCGCATGGTCGAGAAGACCGACAGATGA
- a CDS encoding N-acetylmuramoyl-L-alanine amidase, protein MFRYNGARPILWLTALTALVVAGLPARADGPRPGEKLGRRGDEIVVCGQLIHTTAPVVLWIDPGGYDAYRVDRRFVPREQAGWEESQKAGLKSPVRFGLRKHNVAPSLLESVHEKGWTLPQLQEVVDQFVLHFDARGTSRSCFQVLHDQRGLSVQFMLDLDGTIYQTMDLKEAAWHATKANSRSVGIEIANIGAYPVGRPNPLSKWYAKGPDGHTRVTPPGGLAQARLHNPQASLRPSKDEPVVGVVQGGKLEQYDLTPEQYDSLIKLTATLSQVFPKIKLQAPRDTSGQVVNHTLPPEEYNRYQGVLGHFHVQDNKTDPGPALQWDKVINGAKALVDGSPEPK, encoded by the coding sequence ATGTTCCGATACAATGGGGCGCGACCCATTCTCTGGCTGACGGCCCTGACGGCGCTGGTCGTGGCGGGGCTTCCGGCTCGGGCGGACGGCCCGAGGCCGGGGGAGAAGCTAGGGCGTCGGGGCGACGAGATCGTGGTTTGCGGGCAGTTGATCCACACGACGGCCCCGGTGGTCCTCTGGATCGACCCGGGCGGATACGACGCCTATCGAGTCGACCGCCGATTCGTGCCTCGGGAGCAGGCCGGCTGGGAGGAGTCTCAGAAGGCCGGACTCAAGAGCCCGGTGCGGTTCGGGCTGAGAAAGCACAACGTCGCCCCCTCCCTGCTGGAGTCGGTGCACGAGAAGGGCTGGACGCTGCCTCAACTTCAGGAGGTGGTGGACCAGTTCGTGCTGCATTTCGACGCGCGCGGCACCAGCCGCAGTTGTTTCCAGGTCTTGCATGACCAGCGCGGCCTGAGCGTGCAGTTCATGCTCGACCTCGACGGCACGATCTATCAGACGATGGACCTGAAGGAAGCCGCATGGCACGCCACCAAGGCGAACTCGCGGTCGGTGGGGATCGAGATCGCGAACATCGGTGCCTATCCGGTGGGTCGGCCGAACCCGCTCTCGAAGTGGTACGCGAAGGGTCCGGACGGCCACACCCGCGTCACCCCGCCCGGCGGCCTGGCCCAGGCGCGACTGCACAACCCCCAGGCGAGCCTGCGGCCCTCGAAAGACGAGCCGGTCGTGGGGGTCGTCCAGGGCGGCAAACTGGAGCAGTACGACCTCACGCCCGAACAATATGACTCCCTGATCAAGTTGACCGCGACGCTTTCGCAAGTCTTCCCCAAGATCAAGCTCCAGGCCCCCCGGGACACCTCAGGCCAGGTCGTCAACCACACTCTGCCGCCCGAGGAGTACAACCGCTATCAGGGCGTGCTCGGGCACTTCCACGTGCAGGACAACAAGACCGATCCCGGCCCCGCGTTGCAGTGGGACAAGGTGATCAACGGCGCCAAGGCGCTGGTGGATGGCTCGCCCGAACCGAAGTGA
- a CDS encoding IS5 family transposase — protein sequence MTTSKSPLRVFQVAYEAACRALPAHRHQFSPKKFTQPQLLACLVLKEFLRLDYRGLAAHLADQADLRDRIGLTVVPHFTTFQKAAQRLLASVPGRRMFDAVLDRAREDGTLKRRVPLAAVDGTGMESRHVSRYYAKRRSAGDSDPARTYAHYPKVVFVVDCRSHMILSAVPGRGPASDLVQFGRAWTQAVRRARIDTLLADADFDAERVHRAVRSHGVRTIIPPKRGRPTDKPPTGWWRRVMKQRFAGLKRKYGQRWQVETVNSMLKRRLGSALRARKHPTQCREIVLRAITHNVMIVRLRVFYRAGTWRFYSRPDVNKAPCPYLLVGGKG from the coding sequence GTGACTACGAGCAAATCACCACTGCGGGTGTTCCAGGTCGCCTACGAGGCGGCTTGTCGCGCCCTTCCGGCGCACCGCCACCAGTTCAGCCCCAAGAAGTTCACCCAGCCTCAACTTCTGGCCTGCCTGGTGCTCAAGGAGTTCCTCCGCCTCGACTACCGCGGGTTGGCGGCGCATCTGGCGGACCAGGCCGACCTCCGGGACCGGATCGGGCTGACGGTCGTCCCGCACTTCACCACGTTTCAGAAGGCCGCACAGCGGTTGCTGGCCTCGGTCCCCGGCCGCCGGATGTTCGACGCCGTGCTCGATCGTGCGAGGGAGGACGGCACGCTGAAGCGCCGCGTCCCGTTGGCGGCCGTCGACGGCACGGGGATGGAGTCGCGGCACGTCAGCCGCTACTACGCCAAGCGTCGCTCCGCCGGAGACTCCGACCCCGCCAGGACTTACGCGCACTATCCCAAGGTCGTCTTCGTGGTCGACTGCCGGAGCCATATGATCCTCTCGGCGGTCCCGGGGCGTGGCCCGGCGTCGGATCTGGTGCAGTTCGGCCGGGCCTGGACCCAGGCCGTGCGCCGCGCCCGGATCGACACGCTGCTGGCCGACGCCGACTTCGACGCCGAACGGGTCCACCGGGCCGTCCGGTCGCACGGCGTGCGGACGATCATCCCGCCGAAGCGGGGCCGGCCGACCGACAAGCCCCCCACGGGCTGGTGGCGGCGGGTGATGAAACAGCGTTTCGCCGGGCTCAAACGCAAGTACGGTCAACGGTGGCAGGTGGAGACGGTGAACTCGATGCTCAAGCGGCGCTTGGGCTCGGCCCTCCGCGCGCGGAAGCATCCGACCCAGTGCCGCGAGATCGTCCTTCGGGCCATTACCCATAACGTCATGATTGTGCGACTACGGGTTTTCTACAGAGCAGGGACATGGCGATTTTATTCGCGGCCAGACGTCAACAAAGCGCCATGTCCCTATCTTTTGGTCGGGGGCAAGGGATGA
- a CDS encoding PEP-CTERM sorting domain-containing protein (PEP-CTERM proteins occur, often in large numbers, in the proteomes of bacteria that also encode an exosortase, a predicted intramembrane cysteine proteinase. The presence of a PEP-CTERM domain at a protein's C-terminus predicts cleavage within the sorting domain, followed by covalent anchoring to some some component of the (usually Gram-negative) cell surface. Many PEP-CTERM proteins exhibit an unusual sequence composition that includes large numbers of potential glycosylation sites. Expression of one such protein has been shown restore the ability of a bacterium to form floc, a type of biofilm.), which produces MKAMRVCVSAGLAAGAVLLSTLPACAANITVLNTTSANGYRFTNFDGPSPGTLPGTGTNINGISNSGEVVGFAIANNGALNNFTANPLTSTTANLLNIGGSTTAMALGINSAGTVVGSDGNGNAFYLSGSTLTTFIPNGGTTATAFGINDNGTIVGQYIKGDSPGFITTSAIANITVNAPSGPNVVNAQGINSQGLVVGFYLGVDGQVHGFSAKESNAIGDTLTGTAIADPTIPAVPGEPGATFVFSQILGINDHGIAVGYYGDSTTSQHGFLYNTNTGKYTFLDNPDAAFSSGVVVTQITGINNSGEITGFYSGANGVFHGFVATVVPEPGSVVLLGIGLTAVAGYTRRRRPVGPTPTKL; this is translated from the coding sequence ATGAAAGCGATGCGAGTGTGCGTCTCCGCAGGATTGGCTGCCGGCGCGGTCTTGCTGTCGACACTCCCGGCTTGTGCTGCGAACATCACTGTCCTCAACACGACCAGCGCCAACGGCTACCGGTTCACCAACTTCGATGGTCCGAGTCCGGGCACGCTCCCGGGCACGGGGACCAACATCAATGGGATTTCCAATTCCGGCGAGGTCGTCGGGTTCGCGATCGCCAACAATGGGGCCCTAAACAACTTCACCGCGAATCCTCTGACGTCCACGACGGCCAACTTGCTGAACATCGGCGGATCAACGACCGCCATGGCGCTCGGGATCAACTCCGCGGGCACGGTCGTCGGCAGCGACGGCAACGGCAACGCCTTCTACCTCTCCGGCAGCACGCTGACCACGTTCATTCCCAACGGAGGGACGACCGCGACCGCCTTCGGAATCAACGACAACGGCACGATCGTCGGCCAATACATCAAGGGCGACTCGCCGGGGTTCATCACGACGAGCGCCATCGCCAACATCACGGTCAACGCCCCTTCGGGGCCGAACGTCGTCAACGCTCAAGGTATCAACAGCCAGGGATTGGTGGTGGGCTTCTACCTCGGCGTCGACGGACAGGTCCACGGTTTCTCGGCGAAGGAAAGCAACGCGATCGGCGACACGCTCACCGGCACCGCGATCGCCGACCCGACGATCCCCGCAGTCCCGGGCGAACCCGGCGCCACGTTCGTATTCTCCCAGATCCTCGGGATCAACGACCACGGCATCGCCGTGGGCTACTACGGCGACTCGACCACGAGCCAGCACGGCTTCCTCTACAACACCAATACAGGTAAGTACACTTTCCTGGATAATCCGGATGCGGCGTTCAGCAGCGGTGTGGTCGTCACCCAGATCACGGGGATCAACAATTCGGGCGAGATCACCGGTTTCTACTCCGGCGCCAACGGCGTCTTTCACGGCTTCGTCGCAACCGTCGTTCCAGAACCCGGTTCGGTGGTCCTCCTGGGCATTGGCCTGACAGCCGTCGCCGGCTACACCCGCCGTCGCAGACCCGTGGGACCAACCCCCACGAAGCTCTGA
- a CDS encoding sugar kinase, whose amino-acid sequence MRVTTFGEVMLRLTTPRRERFNQARALEMTFGGAEANVAVSLAILGDEATFVTRLPKNDIAEACIQELRGLGVNTRAILRGGDRIGVYYLEAGASQRGTTVTYDRAGSAITTLDPSEIDWPALLAGNDWFHFTGITPALSDAAAQATRDALKAARALGVTVSCDLNYRKKLWSPAQAQATMSQLMPMVDYCIANEEDAEKVFGIKAEGAEIEQGRIDHDRYIEVAAALTKKFGLKGVAIALRESFSASRNGWSGLFYKDGQACFSRRYEIDVVDRVGAGDAFGAGFIHSSGLKRTPQQIVEFAAAASCLKHSIFGDYNRVGRSEIEALLGGDGSGRVQR is encoded by the coding sequence ATGCGAGTAACGACGTTTGGCGAGGTCATGCTGCGATTGACGACGCCGAGGCGCGAACGGTTCAACCAGGCCCGCGCCCTTGAGATGACCTTCGGCGGCGCCGAAGCCAACGTGGCCGTGTCGCTGGCGATCCTGGGGGACGAGGCGACGTTCGTCACCCGGCTTCCGAAGAACGACATCGCCGAGGCGTGCATCCAGGAGCTGCGCGGCCTGGGGGTGAACACCCGCGCGATCCTCCGGGGGGGCGACCGGATCGGCGTCTATTACCTGGAGGCGGGGGCGTCGCAGCGAGGGACGACCGTCACCTACGACCGGGCCGGCAGCGCCATAACGACGCTCGATCCATCCGAGATCGACTGGCCGGCCCTGCTCGCGGGCAATGACTGGTTTCACTTCACCGGCATCACCCCGGCGTTGTCCGACGCCGCGGCCCAGGCGACCCGCGACGCGCTCAAGGCCGCCCGGGCGCTCGGAGTGACCGTAAGTTGCGACCTCAACTACCGTAAGAAGCTCTGGAGCCCCGCCCAGGCGCAGGCGACCATGAGCCAGTTGATGCCGATGGTCGACTACTGCATCGCCAACGAGGAAGACGCCGAGAAGGTCTTCGGCATCAAGGCCGAGGGCGCCGAGATCGAACAGGGCCGAATCGACCATGACCGCTATATCGAAGTCGCCGCCGCTCTGACCAAGAAGTTCGGCTTGAAGGGGGTCGCGATCGCGCTCCGCGAGAGCTTCTCGGCCTCGCGCAACGGCTGGTCGGGGCTGTTCTACAAGGACGGCCAGGCTTGCTTCAGCCGACGGTACGAGATCGACGTCGTCGATCGAGTCGGAGCGGGGGACGCGTTCGGGGCGGGGTTCATCCACTCGAGCGGCCTCAAGCGGACGCCGCAGCAGATCGTCGAATTCGCGGCCGCCGCGAGCTGCCTCAAGCACTCGATCTTCGGCGATTACAATCGGGTCGGACGGAGCGAGATCGAAGCCTTGCTCGGCGGCGACGGCTCGGGCCGAGTCCAGCGCTGA
- the cls gene encoding cardiolipin synthase, with amino-acid sequence MREFLNTAFYWVVTELTTLLGFGLAIVFIAHLIRQKRSPSSTLAWLLAIVLIPYIGVPFYILFGGRKMKRMAARKQRVYAPGTPKKADLIDFDTQRLLRSYGVPEESQGNRVEIVETGEEAYARLVEMIEGAQSTLFIMTFVLSNDEVGRALIEMLTRKAESGVTVRLLIDDVGSWWLPRRALAPLIKAGGQVAYFMPVFHIPFRGRANLRNHRKIAVADHRLAFAGGMNLTASYIGPLADPARWRDLAVMVEGPTVDDLEWLFFSDWKFATGEDLAMQFPRPLEPSHNHAPATLSHRPGNSVVQVVASGPDVEGDPLFESLLSLVFFARERIWILTPYFVPDEMLVRGLALAARRGVDVRLIVPWKSNHPITDVAREGYLRELHEAGASVLLYRPTMLHAKAVIFDDKLVAIGSPNMDNRSLFLNYEVALYIFSAESVGETARWAERLMAGSTVYEPKRGASREIAESVLRLVSPLL; translated from the coding sequence GTGCGCGAGTTTCTGAACACGGCTTTCTACTGGGTCGTCACCGAGCTGACGACCCTGCTCGGCTTCGGCCTCGCGATTGTCTTCATCGCCCACTTGATCCGCCAGAAGCGGTCGCCGAGCAGTACCCTGGCCTGGCTGCTGGCCATCGTGCTGATCCCCTACATCGGCGTACCGTTCTACATCCTGTTCGGCGGACGGAAGATGAAGCGGATGGCCGCGCGGAAGCAGCGCGTCTATGCGCCGGGGACTCCCAAGAAGGCCGACCTGATCGACTTCGACACCCAGCGGCTGCTCCGATCCTACGGCGTTCCCGAGGAAAGCCAGGGCAATCGCGTCGAGATCGTCGAGACCGGGGAAGAAGCGTACGCTCGACTCGTCGAGATGATCGAGGGCGCGCAGTCGACCCTCTTCATCATGACCTTCGTCCTGAGCAACGACGAGGTCGGCCGCGCGCTGATCGAGATGTTGACCCGAAAGGCCGAGTCGGGCGTGACGGTCCGCCTGCTGATCGACGACGTCGGATCATGGTGGCTGCCCCGCCGGGCGCTGGCCCCGTTGATCAAGGCCGGCGGCCAAGTGGCGTACTTCATGCCGGTGTTTCACATCCCATTTCGCGGCCGGGCGAACCTCCGCAACCACCGCAAGATCGCGGTAGCCGATCACCGGTTGGCCTTCGCCGGCGGCATGAACCTAACGGCGTCGTACATCGGCCCCCTGGCCGACCCCGCGCGGTGGCGCGACCTGGCGGTCATGGTCGAGGGGCCGACGGTCGACGACCTGGAGTGGCTGTTCTTCTCGGACTGGAAGTTCGCCACCGGAGAAGACCTCGCGATGCAGTTTCCGCGTCCCCTCGAACCATCCCACAACCACGCGCCGGCGACGCTGTCGCATCGTCCCGGGAACTCCGTCGTGCAGGTCGTGGCCAGCGGTCCGGACGTTGAGGGCGACCCGCTGTTCGAGTCGTTGCTCTCGCTCGTCTTCTTCGCCCGGGAACGGATCTGGATCCTCACGCCGTATTTCGTCCCCGACGAGATGCTCGTGCGCGGGCTCGCCCTGGCGGCGCGGCGCGGAGTCGACGTCCGGCTGATCGTCCCCTGGAAGTCGAACCACCCGATCACCGACGTGGCCCGCGAAGGGTATCTTCGCGAGCTGCACGAGGCGGGCGCGAGCGTCTTGCTTTATCGCCCGACCATGCTCCACGCCAAGGCTGTGATCTTCGACGACAAGCTGGTCGCGATCGGCTCGCCTAACATGGACAACCGCAGCCTGTTCTTGAACTACGAGGTGGCCCTGTACATCTTCTCGGCCGAGAGCGTCGGCGAGACCGCGCGGTGGGCCGAGCGCCTCATGGCGGGCAGCACGGTCTACGAACCCAAGCGAGGGGCGAGCCGCGAGATCGCCGAGAGCGTCTTGCGACTGGTCTCGCCCCTGCTCTGA
- a CDS encoding cation:proton antiporter — translation MHHLEVSELFAMLVVMLVAAKIVGELAQRIGQPAVLGELIAGILVGRSVLGLVDPHVETIHMLSELGVVILLLAIGLETDLRAMMRVGGTSLAVAVIGVVLPFGLGYAACRLLGLDGLTSIMAGATLTATSVGITARVLSDLGRLRDVEGQIILGAAVIDDILGLVILTVVGGMVGGGSVSVGAVAWTTGAAFGFLAVTLVVGHLVLPWLVRLASRINLPGTPTIFALTLALGLAWLAEKSGSALIIGAFAAGVLLAKTPRAHEIEKGITTLGHFFVPLFFVAVGASVDLSALNPLDSDSRWALVVGGALIVCGVVGKLAAGYAPFWFRGDKRVVGVGMIPRGEVGLIFAQMGLDQGVFDAGMFGGVTLMVIVTTFLAPPLLKLLLTSKNGGRIHEEPEGIEDLVTEA, via the coding sequence TTGCATCATCTCGAAGTCTCCGAACTGTTTGCGATGTTGGTCGTGATGCTGGTCGCCGCCAAGATCGTCGGCGAGTTGGCTCAACGAATCGGCCAGCCGGCAGTCCTGGGCGAATTGATCGCGGGAATCCTCGTCGGCCGGTCGGTCCTGGGCCTGGTCGACCCGCACGTCGAGACTATCCACATGCTTTCCGAGCTGGGGGTGGTGATCCTGCTGCTGGCGATCGGCCTGGAAACCGACTTGCGGGCGATGATGCGTGTGGGCGGCACGTCATTGGCGGTCGCCGTGATCGGCGTCGTGCTGCCGTTCGGGCTGGGCTACGCCGCCTGTCGGCTGCTGGGGCTCGACGGCCTGACGTCGATCATGGCGGGGGCGACCCTGACCGCGACGAGCGTGGGGATCACCGCGCGAGTGCTCTCGGATCTCGGCCGGCTTCGCGACGTCGAGGGCCAGATCATACTCGGCGCGGCGGTGATCGACGACATCCTCGGCCTGGTGATCCTGACGGTCGTCGGCGGTATGGTCGGGGGGGGCAGCGTCAGCGTCGGGGCCGTCGCCTGGACCACCGGAGCGGCTTTCGGTTTTCTGGCTGTTACGCTCGTCGTGGGACATCTGGTCTTGCCCTGGCTCGTTCGCCTGGCGAGCCGGATCAACCTTCCCGGCACGCCGACGATCTTCGCGCTGACGTTGGCCCTGGGCCTGGCTTGGCTGGCCGAAAAGTCGGGCTCGGCGCTCATCATCGGCGCGTTCGCCGCCGGGGTGCTGCTGGCGAAGACTCCTCGGGCGCACGAGATCGAGAAGGGGATCACGACTCTCGGTCATTTCTTCGTCCCACTGTTCTTCGTGGCCGTGGGCGCTTCGGTCGATCTGTCTGCCCTGAACCCGCTTGACTCCGACAGCCGGTGGGCGCTGGTCGTGGGCGGGGCGTTGATCGTCTGCGGCGTGGTCGGCAAGCTGGCGGCGGGCTATGCGCCGTTCTGGTTCCGAGGCGACAAACGCGTCGTCGGCGTCGGCATGATCCCGCGCGGCGAGGTGGGCCTGATCTTCGCCCAGATGGGGCTCGACCAGGGGGTTTTCGACGCCGGAATGTTCGGCGGCGTCACCCTGATGGTGATCGTCACGACGTTCCTCGCCCCGCCGCTGCTGAAGCTGCTTTTGACCAGCAAGAACGGTGGGCGTATCCACGAGGAACCCGAGGGCATCGAAGACCTCGTAACCGAAGCCTGA